In Salirhabdus salicampi, a genomic segment contains:
- a CDS encoding YaaC family protein: protein MITKEIDSVYAKLKAIPYVQSFLNDCYNRLFFEESERLSFQNADRFIYYLEHGEIYLKEAQKVPVHIQPVLLFYGLTQLIKACLLTRRPEYPENTKILSHGVSARKRKKQDYSFLHDEVKVQQHGLFPYFSKHLFHTESFPVDKFTMEMLLRRVPEMNVLFKDRQSGSSQIKIGHVHKDTFLIPTNVLNTLHITEQRFKRKMSIFVPEFESVAYDAEFMRVQLEQPLFPFLNDFLYLNLEDEHYYLMRNRHLFFPLHEIMVHYLILYNLSMICRYETEWWGDLLHTHGSEDYSYIHYFLEITQRKVSVMIGFYLYHQIEKNRAFD, encoded by the coding sequence TAAATGATTGCTACAATCGGCTATTTTTTGAGGAAAGTGAGCGCTTAAGCTTTCAGAATGCTGATCGGTTTATATACTATTTAGAACATGGTGAGATTTATTTAAAAGAAGCTCAAAAAGTCCCGGTTCATATTCAACCGGTCCTTCTTTTTTATGGACTTACACAATTAATTAAAGCATGTTTACTTACAAGAAGACCAGAGTATCCGGAAAACACAAAAATTCTATCGCATGGTGTCTCTGCCCGTAAACGAAAAAAACAAGATTACAGCTTTTTGCATGATGAAGTAAAAGTTCAACAACATGGATTGTTCCCTTATTTTTCAAAACATTTGTTTCATACAGAATCTTTTCCCGTAGATAAATTTACAATGGAAATGTTACTTCGTCGAGTTCCGGAGATGAATGTGTTATTTAAAGATCGCCAAAGTGGCTCTTCCCAAATAAAAATTGGACATGTACACAAAGATACATTTTTAATACCTACTAATGTATTAAACACGTTACACATAACTGAACAGCGATTCAAACGAAAAATGAGTATATTCGTTCCCGAGTTTGAATCTGTCGCATATGATGCTGAATTCATGCGCGTTCAACTGGAACAACCTCTGTTTCCGTTTCTCAACGATTTTTTATATTTAAATCTAGAGGATGAGCATTATTATTTAATGCGAAATCGCCATTTATTTTTTCCATTGCATGAGATCATGGTTCACTATTTAATATTGTACAATTTAAGTATGATTTGTCGCTATGAAACAGAATGGTGGGGAGATCTTCTTCATACACACGGGAGTGAAGATTACTCGTATATACATTATTTTTTAGAAATTACTCAACGAAAGGTATCGGTTATGATTGGATTTTATTTATATCATCAAATTGAAAAGAATAGAGCATTCGATTAA